The region ACGACACCACCATCGTCGACGGTGGCGGCAACTCCGAGGAGGTCCTCGGCCGGGTCAACCAGATCAAGGCCGAGATCGAGAACACCGACTCCGACTGGGACCGCGAGAAGCTCCAGGAGCGCCTCGCGAAGCTGGCCGGCGGCGTGTGCGTGATCAAGGTCGGCGCCGCCACCGAGGTCGAGCTCAAGGAGAAGAAGCACCGTCTGGAGGACGCCATCTCCGCGACCCGCGCCGCGGTCGAGGAGGGCATCGTCTCCGGTGGTGGCTCCGCGCTCGTCCACGCCGTGAAGATCCTCGAGGGCAACCTCGACAAGACCGGCGACGAGGCCACGGGTGTCGCGGTCGTCCGCAAGGCCGCCGTCGAGCCGCTGCGCTGGATCGCCGAGAACGCCGGCCTGGAGGGTTACGTCATCACCTCCAAGGTCGCCGAGCTCGACAAGGGCCAGGGCTTCAACGCGGCCACCGGCGAGTACGGCGACCTGGTCAAGTCCGGTGTCATCGACCCGGTCAAGGTCACCCGCTCCGCCCTGGAGAACGCCGCCTCCATCGCCTCCCTGCTCCTCACGACCGAGACCCTGGTCGTCGAGAAGCCGGCCGAGGAAGAGGCCGACGCCGGTCACGGCCACGGGCACTCCCACTGAGTCTCGTACTCCCGAAGAAGCCCCCGTTCCGCACGGAACGGGGGCTTCTCCCGTACGCGGCACCATCGACCACCGACTACCGCGCCACCGACCACCGCACTACTGCTCCAGCGCGTCCAGCGCCCCCAGCTGAGCCAACAGCCCCAGCCGGTCGTACTGCCACCAGCCCTCGGCGATCTTCCCGTCCTCCCGGCAGCGGAAGACGGTCGTGCCGGTCATGGTGACCTGCTTCCCGGTCGCCGGGATCCCCATGAAGTCGCCCTTGTGGGTGCCGTTCCAGGCCCACCGGGTGCAGACCCGGTCGCCCTGGGTGAGCTGGTCCTCGACGGTGAACGTGAAGTCGAAACCGCCGCGCCACATCTCGATCTCGCGCCGCATCGCGTCGAGGCCGATGGTGTCCTGCTCGTTGGCGGGATCGTGGTCGTGGTAGCTCTCCACCATCAGACCGTTGAGCGGCGGCAGTTCACCCGGGCCGGCCAACGTCTCGAAGAACCTGCGGATGTTGGCCGCGAACAACTGCTCGTCCCGCACCACGTCCAGATCGGTGAACGTCGGCAGCCCGTCGCAGAGCGCCACCATCTCCTGGAAGATCCTGTCGGTCTCGGGGAGGTGCGAGTTCCGCATCGCCTCCTCGAACGAGGGGAACTCCACGATCTCTATGAAGTGGGTCGCGTCGGAGCGGTCCTTGCCGATCACACTGTGCGTCGCGGTCCGCTTGCCCCTGGTCCTCTCGACCCATGTGTCCATCAGCTGGTTCATCTCGTCGAACCGGCTGGTCCTGCAATCGATGAGCTGTACGAATGTCATGGCGTCGCCTCCGGCCCCCTGGGTCCGGTTGAACACCCTCAGTTTCCCACCGGAGGGACGACACCACCCACTGAGCGGCGGCCTTACTGGGGGCCGTACTTCCGGCCCGTCTTCGACGTGATCCCGCCCAGCAGTCCGCGCGGCGCCACCTTCACCAGGCCCATCAGCGCCTTGTAGCGGGGGTCGGGGACGGACAGCGACTTGCCGCGGGCCAGGTCGGCGAGCGCCGCCGCGACCAGCTTGTCCGCATCCAGCCACATCCAGTTCGGGATGTTGTCCGTGCCCATCCCGGCCCGCTGGTGGAACTCGGTGCGGACGAAGCCGGGGGCCAGCGCCATCAGCCGTACGCCGCTGCCCGCCAGATCCCGCGCCGCGCCCTGCGTGAACTGCACGACCCACGCTTTGGACGCCCCGTACGTACCCCGCGGCACGAACGCGGCCACCGAC is a window of Streptomyces sp. NBC_00271 DNA encoding:
- a CDS encoding ester cyclase, producing the protein MTFVQLIDCRTSRFDEMNQLMDTWVERTRGKRTATHSVIGKDRSDATHFIEIVEFPSFEEAMRNSHLPETDRIFQEMVALCDGLPTFTDLDVVRDEQLFAANIRRFFETLAGPGELPPLNGLMVESYHDHDPANEQDTIGLDAMRREIEMWRGGFDFTFTVEDQLTQGDRVCTRWAWNGTHKGDFMGIPATGKQVTMTGTTVFRCREDGKIAEGWWQYDRLGLLAQLGALDALEQ